The following proteins are co-located in the Desulfoscipio sp. XC116 genome:
- a CDS encoding helix-turn-helix domain-containing protein, with protein sequence MNYITIKEAAEKWGVSTRSITYHVVSGRIAGAVKTGNTWLIPKETAKPKDKRRKQAPSQTETEAVIQSPIPLIENKDVFAEIVKQLPYPLHICAPDGTIIFANEAFFEFVKSPTRELIKGNNLRNNPNLDRWGVKDFVRRAFQGEIVHAYDLRVPLQELIEKYGGNAELLSESLYHNMTAFPIRDAHHKIAYIVTVFTTSRYYQGRDEVIRGKEYIDEHWKEEFDADVLSRIVHMSRYHYARLFKEHVGMTPHHYYQSVKLQKLKKMLCDSNLSIAQVFNECGVDYNGKLSKKLKQELGMTPSEYRAMMIQE encoded by the coding sequence ATGAATTACATAACGATAAAAGAAGCCGCAGAAAAATGGGGCGTATCCACACGGTCCATTACCTACCATGTGGTGTCGGGTCGGATTGCCGGAGCCGTAAAAACAGGGAACACTTGGCTGATCCCAAAAGAAACCGCCAAGCCGAAGGATAAAAGGCGTAAACAAGCCCCCTCGCAAACGGAAACAGAAGCGGTCATCCAGTCACCAATACCATTGATCGAAAACAAAGATGTATTTGCAGAAATCGTCAAGCAGCTTCCGTATCCGCTGCATATCTGCGCGCCGGATGGCACAATAATTTTCGCAAATGAAGCGTTTTTTGAGTTTGTTAAGTCTCCTACAAGAGAATTGATAAAGGGCAACAACCTACGCAACAATCCGAACCTTGACAGATGGGGCGTAAAAGATTTTGTACGGCGGGCGTTTCAGGGAGAGATTGTCCACGCCTATGATCTTAGAGTGCCGCTTCAAGAACTGATCGAAAAGTATGGCGGCAATGCTGAGCTGCTTTCGGAAAGCCTGTATCACAATATGACGGCTTTTCCCATCCGTGATGCACACCATAAAATAGCATATATCGTGACTGTTTTTACCACTTCCCGGTATTATCAGGGCAGGGATGAAGTGATAAGGGGCAAAGAATACATAGATGAGCATTGGAAGGAAGAGTTTGATGCGGATGTACTGTCACGCATTGTCCATATGAGCAGGTATCACTACGCACGTTTATTTAAGGAACATGTGGGTATGACGCCCCACCACTATTATCAGAGCGTTAAGCTCCAAAAGCTCAAGAAAATGCTGTGTGACAGCAATCTGTCCATCGCCCAAGTGTTTAATGAATGTGGCGTGGATTACAACGGAAAGCTGTCAAAAAAACTCAAACAGGAATTGGGAATGACCCCATCCGAGTATCGGGCAATGATGATACAAGAATAG
- a CDS encoding YDG domain-containing protein: MQKTKIILALLLVAALTIAQLPVTALAASAGEGGEIIAFDTLPEETANQTVALGTSLEDLNLPNTLNATVRVVAEDTEAPEPETTEINIPIPVEWASSPDYDGEKAGAYIFNAQVSGYTLNADLPEIAITVGKAAPILAALAGAVCNVNGVDYTDSIRAIRDAFENGGTLTLLQDIDCNEPVDLLATRTLEVNLNGYTLNINSKLQAFSDSTLNLVGEGENAHLNINGAAVVLQNKAKARVSNIYSPDGYAAELANFCSLTVSGDARGDEKGVWINGSKSSLHIGGDLIVTNASYGIDARFSTGTSENSIMIGGDLCVTGSRPVGVYATDITTTINGGIYLQGAPESIAIKMGIEPSKTFSLGEGTYNSGTGYFEYTFYNSKVHVKGHALTVAAGTGGTVTPDSGPFEGGRVVNLSATPANIHSAFNNWTSVGGGTFTDSNAASTTFIMPSTDTTVTANFTFANTLPTLKSGVQTEASASVTLGDTYTLDLSDIFTDTDEDPLKYKVSLNGVGAVYIEDSSSYSSLYTYTPTELGTTTHKFLAHDDYNGYTDNNNKYKVTLTANKKTPTAADLTYSLANKTYNGLAQSLNVTGPSGLGTMTVKYNGSATAPRDATTYAVTVSIAEGTNYAATTADITLGDYTIAKAPLTITGGAAAAKTYDGTTSAALSAITFDGLQNSETLAIGTDYTVTEAAFDSADAGSDKTVTGAVMLAGSGTAKNYTLSSTGLNLTGQSISKAAAPTGVDQMLEVVKNHSQDYPFDLTTLLPAISSPKSLGTVAYVPSITANGDGVLGSLNYTSGDTLTIPVNPVAAADKTATIKVTVKSTNYADFDTVITVKTIDADTTAPTLTGPTAMTLAEGYGATSTGDYTITGTEPVEVTKTSGDSKITWNDATKKLDIAAGLTPGSYPVILTASNGTSPDATLTFTLTVSSVDEDGCLVTYKGAQARHNGDTNTYDIRFIAIINTLNAKEVGFVFSKTQAIPTRENASEKATSTVYTQITASGSPVTAKSLGGQYIIACTVTEILESDIKVPLYVRAFSTVGTATKYTPVTTVTVKDLID, encoded by the coding sequence ATGCAAAAAACCAAAATAATTTTGGCTCTTTTACTTGTCGCAGCCTTAACCATTGCGCAACTGCCTGTGACGGCGCTGGCGGCCAGTGCGGGCGAAGGCGGCGAGATCATCGCTTTCGACACACTGCCGGAGGAAACGGCAAACCAAACGGTAGCTTTAGGCACCTCTCTGGAGGATTTGAATTTGCCAAACACCCTGAACGCAACCGTGCGCGTGGTAGCCGAGGATACAGAAGCACCCGAGCCGGAAACAACGGAGATAAATATTCCAATTCCTGTGGAGTGGGCATCTTCACCCGATTATGACGGCGAAAAGGCCGGGGCTTACATCTTTAACGCTCAAGTATCGGGTTATACTCTAAATGCTGATCTGCCTGAAATTGCAATCACAGTCGGCAAAGCGGCGCCGATTCTTGCAGCTCTCGCGGGCGCGGTCTGCAATGTCAACGGGGTGGATTACACCGATTCCATTCGGGCTATTAGAGATGCCTTTGAAAATGGGGGAACTTTGACGCTGCTGCAAGATATCGACTGTAATGAACCTGTTGATTTACTCGCAACGCGAACCCTTGAAGTTAATCTAAATGGGTACACGTTGAACATCAACAGTAAACTACAAGCCTTCAGCGACTCAACCCTTAACCTTGTTGGGGAGGGGGAAAACGCGCATCTGAACATTAATGGTGCTGCGGTCGTACTTCAGAATAAGGCCAAAGCAAGGGTCTCTAATATTTATTCACCTGACGGATACGCCGCTGAGCTCGCAAATTTCTGCTCATTAACCGTTTCCGGGGATGCGCGCGGCGATGAAAAAGGCGTGTGGATTAATGGCAGCAAATCCTCACTGCATATAGGTGGGGACCTTATTGTTACAAATGCCTCCTACGGCATTGATGCCAGATTCAGTACTGGTACCAGTGAAAATAGTATTATGATTGGAGGCGATCTTTGTGTGACCGGTTCCAGACCTGTGGGGGTGTACGCAACAGATATCACCACCACAATAAACGGCGGGATCTATCTGCAAGGAGCACCGGAAAGCATTGCCATTAAGATGGGTATAGAGCCCTCGAAAACTTTCTCCCTTGGCGAGGGGACATATAATTCAGGCACCGGCTATTTTGAATACACCTTCTATAATAGCAAGGTTCATGTCAAGGGTCATGCGCTGACTGTCGCCGCAGGTACCGGCGGCACTGTGACCCCCGATTCGGGCCCCTTCGAGGGCGGACGGGTTGTCAATCTTTCGGCAACGCCCGCCAACATTCATTCTGCCTTCAACAACTGGACCAGTGTAGGCGGAGGAACTTTCACCGACAGCAATGCCGCTTCCACAACATTTATCATGCCGTCCACGGACACGACGGTTACGGCAAATTTCACATTCGCAAACACCCTGCCCACCCTCAAAAGCGGTGTCCAGACGGAAGCTTCGGCGAGCGTGACATTAGGCGATACGTATACCCTTGACTTATCTGATATTTTCACCGACACCGATGAAGACCCTCTAAAGTACAAGGTGTCGTTAAACGGCGTGGGGGCTGTATATATAGAAGATTCTTCATCATATTCTTCACTATATACATATACACCTACAGAATTGGGTACAACAACGCACAAATTTCTCGCACACGACGACTACAACGGATATACCGACAATAACAACAAATATAAAGTAACCTTGACGGCGAACAAAAAAACACCCACGGCGGCTGATTTGACCTATAGCCTTGCCAATAAAACCTATAACGGATTGGCGCAGTCTCTAAACGTGACCGGCCCATCAGGGCTTGGCACGATGACGGTCAAATATAACGGCAGCGCTACTGCTCCCAGAGACGCCACTACTTACGCCGTCACGGTGAGCATAGCGGAGGGCACAAACTATGCTGCGACAACCGCAGATATTACCCTGGGTGATTACACCATCGCTAAGGCGCCGCTGACCATTACCGGCGGGGCAGCGGCAGCGAAAACCTACGATGGTACGACAAGCGCCGCGCTAAGCGCCATAACCTTCGACGGACTGCAAAACAGCGAAACGTTGGCTATCGGTACCGACTACACCGTAACCGAAGCTGCCTTTGACAGCGCGGACGCGGGCAGCGACAAGACCGTAACCGGCGCGGTGATGCTTGCCGGTTCGGGAACAGCCAAGAATTATACCCTGAGCAGCACTGGCTTAAACCTAACGGGACAGAGCATCAGCAAGGCCGCCGCGCCAACCGGCGTCGATCAGATGTTAGAAGTGGTCAAGAATCATTCGCAGGACTACCCCTTCGACCTGACCACCCTACTGCCGGCCATCAGCAGTCCGAAGTCCTTGGGGACGGTGGCATACGTTCCTTCGATTACCGCCAACGGCGACGGTGTGCTGGGTTCGCTTAATTATACCTCCGGCGATACGCTGACCATTCCGGTGAACCCGGTAGCCGCCGCGGATAAAACCGCCACCATTAAGGTAACGGTAAAAAGTACGAACTATGCGGATTTCGACACGGTTATCACCGTAAAGACCATTGATGCCGATACTACAGCCCCCACCCTCACCGGCCCGACGGCCATGACGCTAGCGGAAGGCTACGGCGCCACCTCCACCGGGGACTACACCATTACGGGCACGGAGCCGGTGGAGGTAACCAAGACCTCCGGGGACAGCAAAATCACATGGAACGATGCGACAAAGAAGCTGGACATCGCGGCGGGACTCACGCCAGGCAGCTATCCGGTTATCCTGACAGCAAGCAACGGCACCTCGCCCGACGCTACGCTAACCTTCACCCTGACAGTGAGTTCAGTTGACGAGGACGGCTGCCTGGTAACATACAAGGGGGCGCAAGCGAGACATAACGGGGACACAAATACCTATGATATTCGTTTTATCGCCATTATCAATACCCTGAACGCCAAGGAAGTCGGCTTTGTTTTCTCAAAAACCCAGGCAATCCCCACCAGGGAGAATGCTTCCGAGAAAGCGACCTCGACGGTATATACCCAGATAACAGCCTCAGGTTCACCCGTAACGGCAAAAAGCCTGGGAGGGCAGTATATCATTGCGTGTACCGTTACCGAAATTCTGGAAAGTGACATTAAAGTTCCGCTCTATGTCAGAGCTTTTTCAACAGTGGGAACAGCAACAAAATACACGCCGGTGACCACAGTCACTGTCAAGGATTTAATTGATTAG
- a CDS encoding PqqD family protein yields MKIKSDYVMREVAGTCVVVPTGKASIDFSGMISLNGTGAFLWKQLAEDKTEQELLSAMLEEYETDEATVKADISEFLQKLKEADLLE; encoded by the coding sequence ATGAAGATAAAGTCCGATTATGTGATGCGCGAGGTTGCCGGAACCTGTGTGGTGGTGCCCACAGGCAAGGCGTCCATCGATTTTTCCGGCATGATCAGCTTAAACGGCACCGGTGCGTTTTTGTGGAAACAGCTTGCGGAGGATAAGACCGAGCAGGAATTGCTTTCCGCCATGCTGGAGGAATATGAAACGGATGAAGCCACCGTCAAAGCCGATATATCCGAATTTCTCCAGAAGTTAAAGGAAGCTGATCTCCTTGAATAA
- a CDS encoding S24/S26 family peptidase — protein sequence MNKIVAMSELSPLMKETLENGGEVIFTPTGDSMRPLLRHCEDKVCIMKPRGNCLKKYDIPLFIRNNGQYVLHRIVAVKADGYVVTGDNQYVKEYRVQHSQVIGVVRGIWRNGKYISCEGFWYQVYCRFWVWIYPLRWIYLRARQVFFRMKRFLGDKAYEG from the coding sequence TTGAATAAAATAGTTGCCATGTCGGAGCTTTCACCGCTGATGAAGGAGACCCTGGAAAACGGCGGAGAAGTTATTTTTACACCAACCGGCGACAGTATGCGCCCCCTGCTGCGCCACTGCGAGGATAAGGTGTGCATTATGAAACCGCGGGGAAACTGTTTGAAAAAATATGATATCCCTTTATTTATCCGCAATAACGGCCAATATGTCCTGCACAGGATCGTGGCGGTAAAAGCGGACGGCTATGTCGTCACCGGAGATAATCAGTACGTCAAGGAATACCGGGTGCAGCATTCCCAGGTCATCGGCGTAGTCAGAGGAATCTGGCGGAACGGTAAATACATATCCTGTGAAGGTTTTTGGTATCAAGTATATTGCAGGTTCTGGGTATGGATATATCCCCTCCGGTGGATTTATTTAAGAGCAAGGCAAGTCTTTTTTAGAATGAAAAGGTTTTTGGGAGATAAAGCCTATGAAGGATAA
- a CDS encoding nucleotidyltransferase family protein — translation MQSIQLESQYLIHLLSAVLKDTQPQNPPDKLDWEKLYKLAVWHGVSNMACYGVSRLTCDNQPPRDILEKFESDRKKAVAREATQHIAVEQILEAFEEKGIASMPLKGCLLKYLYPRPDMRLMADIDIYFKTEQAEKVKKIMPEQGYTAKHQGGNHDVFYRQPFMNIEMHHRLISEDSPYSDYLKKTWERALLKPGCDYTYELSREDFYIYLLIHLTKHYSGGGTGIRSFLDIWVYKERYKDEMDWDYIQAELNKINFLEFAKNISGLCEVWFGNAGSTVLYDEMTEYVSCSGVYGIRKHAVVSSMGIKSGKQYSVRMAKWLYSLKLFFPPFDIMKIKYPFLERVPKLLPICWVLRGIRCIVFKRRNTLQMINNVHAVSEQDIRKIGRLHEKAGLLK, via the coding sequence ATGCAGTCCATACAGCTTGAAAGCCAATATTTAATTCACCTGCTGTCCGCGGTATTAAAGGATACACAGCCACAAAATCCGCCGGATAAGCTGGATTGGGAAAAGCTATATAAGCTTGCGGTCTGGCATGGCGTATCGAATATGGCTTGCTATGGCGTAAGCAGGCTGACGTGTGACAATCAGCCACCCCGGGACATTCTGGAGAAATTTGAGAGCGACCGCAAAAAAGCCGTGGCAAGAGAAGCCACCCAGCATATCGCGGTGGAGCAAATCTTAGAAGCCTTTGAAGAAAAGGGAATTGCCAGTATGCCCCTGAAAGGCTGCCTGCTTAAATATCTGTATCCGCGTCCCGACATGCGCCTAATGGCCGACATAGATATTTATTTTAAAACGGAACAGGCGGAAAAGGTAAAGAAAATCATGCCGGAGCAAGGCTATACGGCTAAGCACCAGGGCGGAAACCACGATGTTTTTTACAGGCAGCCGTTCATGAATATAGAAATGCACCACCGGCTTATTTCAGAAGACAGTCCCTACAGCGATTATCTGAAAAAAACCTGGGAGAGAGCTCTCCTAAAACCTGGCTGTGATTATACATACGAGCTTTCCCGTGAGGACTTTTATATCTATCTCTTAATCCACCTGACCAAACACTACTCGGGCGGCGGCACCGGCATCCGTTCTTTTCTGGACATATGGGTGTATAAAGAGCGCTATAAAGATGAAATGGACTGGGACTACATACAGGCGGAGCTAAATAAAATCAACTTTCTGGAATTTGCGAAAAACATCTCCGGCCTTTGTGAAGTATGGTTTGGGAATGCCGGGAGCACTGTGTTGTACGATGAAATGACGGAGTACGTTTCTTGCAGCGGCGTTTATGGCATAAGAAAACATGCTGTCGTATCTTCTATGGGCATCAAGTCAGGTAAACAGTATTCGGTCAGGATGGCAAAATGGTTGTACAGCTTGAAGCTGTTTTTTCCGCCCTTTGACATCATGAAAATCAAATACCCGTTCCTTGAAAGGGTGCCTAAACTACTTCCGATCTGCTGGGTGCTGCGGGGCATCCGGTGTATCGTATTCAAACGCAGGAATACGCTGCAAATGATCAATAATGTCCACGCCGTATCAGAGCAAGACATAAGAAAAATAGGACGGCTGCATGAAAAAGCAGGGCTTTTGAAGTAA
- a CDS encoding GNAT family N-acetyltransferase, whose amino-acid sequence MNSVPGPDLIVRRAAINDLPDIMSLYRDLEGAYGGHTAAGSEADQEKLWEQVSADPRQHILVGVKDRRIIGTLTVIIIPNLGHRGSPWAAVENVVVDSKFRGRGIGTRLMAEAGRIAREHGCYKIILSSNLSRRDAHDFYAKLGWRMTHAGFSLEPTV is encoded by the coding sequence ATGAATAGCGTTCCAGGCCCGGACCTGATTGTCAGGCGGGCTGCCATAAATGATCTGCCGGACATTATGTCTCTTTACCGTGACCTGGAGGGAGCTTACGGTGGTCACACTGCAGCCGGGAGCGAAGCAGATCAGGAAAAGCTCTGGGAGCAGGTAAGCGCCGACCCCCGCCAGCATATCCTGGTGGGGGTGAAGGACCGGCGGATTATCGGCACGCTGACGGTGATCATTATCCCCAATCTCGGGCACCGGGGCAGTCCCTGGGCGGCGGTGGAAAATGTTGTGGTGGACAGTAAATTTCGGGGGAGGGGCATTGGCACGCGCCTCATGGCCGAGGCCGGACGGATAGCCCGGGAGCATGGCTGCTACAAAATAATACTGTCCAGCAATCTCAGCCGCCGGGACGCCCACGATTTTTACGCTAAGTTAGGCTGGCGCATGACCCATGCCGGATTTTCCCTGGAGCCGACCGTTTAA
- a CDS encoding sugar phosphate isomerase/epimerase family protein: MKIAGFAINADAAKVDGSPDTLREELDYYARLGFPYVEIAPHGAGVMFNGRLNKERMKGLLALLAGYPFRYVVHGPNPMNLMNMEAGDVERRMFISTIEFTAALGAGVMVYHAGRFLPEEKFLLPGAVMPSLKVQKAMLDMERSLLGEMGDLAARYGVTIAVENARPFLDASPYCYGEFLDQLGAVIREINHPRVGVTLDLGHAYLAACHYHFDLLDEVEAVAPYVRHIHLHDNFGKICASYEKKQAEMAATGRGDMHLPVGWGEIPAGDALARLNNFNGVITLEMRPRYSAFYGEALANARALVYGGDRERKGELNE, from the coding sequence GTGAAAATTGCAGGTTTTGCCATCAATGCTGACGCTGCCAAAGTGGACGGCAGTCCTGATACTTTGCGGGAGGAACTTGATTACTATGCCCGGCTGGGTTTCCCTTATGTGGAAATTGCCCCTCACGGCGCCGGCGTCATGTTCAACGGGCGGTTGAACAAGGAAAGGATGAAGGGATTACTGGCCTTGTTGGCGGGCTATCCCTTTCGCTACGTCGTGCACGGCCCCAATCCCATGAACCTGATGAATATGGAAGCCGGCGATGTGGAGCGGCGCATGTTTATATCCACCATTGAGTTCACGGCGGCGCTGGGGGCCGGCGTCATGGTCTACCATGCGGGCCGTTTTCTGCCGGAGGAAAAATTCCTGCTGCCCGGGGCGGTCATGCCGTCTTTAAAAGTTCAAAAGGCTATGTTGGACATGGAACGGTCACTGCTGGGGGAAATGGGTGATCTGGCGGCGCGGTACGGAGTGACCATAGCTGTGGAAAACGCTCGCCCCTTCCTTGACGCCAGCCCTTATTGTTACGGTGAATTTCTTGACCAACTGGGCGCCGTGATCCGGGAGATTAACCATCCCCGGGTGGGCGTCACCCTCGACCTGGGCCATGCCTACCTGGCCGCTTGCCACTATCATTTCGATTTGCTGGACGAGGTGGAAGCCGTTGCGCCTTACGTCAGACATATTCATTTACATGATAATTTCGGCAAAATCTGCGCGTCCTACGAAAAAAAGCAGGCTGAAATGGCCGCCACCGGGCGCGGCGACATGCACCTGCCGGTCGGTTGGGGAGAAATTCCCGCCGGTGATGCTTTGGCACGGCTGAATAATTTCAACGGGGTCATCACCCTGGAAATGCGTCCCCGCTACAGCGCTTTTTACGGTGAAGCCTTGGCCAACGCCAGAGCCCTGGTTTATGGGGGAGATAGGGAAAGAAAGGGTGAATTAAATGAATAG
- a CDS encoding alpha-D-ribose 1-methylphosphonate 5-triphosphate diphosphatase: MKKTTLLITNGRVVLPDRVLDAAEIYMEEGIIQQVGKRTNINAARTADTVIDADGGYILPGLVDLHSDAIEKELEPRPGTFFDIAPAFSELEKKLAGQGITTMFHSFSFAGAEYGVRNDAEAAAAIRQIAAMAGYRSLIRNRIHLRFEITNYRCLDIVMSLLADRLAHLLSFMDHTPGQGQYPTLEDYRRYMEKTYHLPYSAIEDNIALKEKGRAMAHGCVEKLGSAAGKASIPIASHDDDSPGRVAYYRGLGAAINEFPINLETARAAHRSGNYVCVGAPNIVRGGSTGRGMRAADAIEAGLAGVICSDYYPPAMLQSVFILADSMLSLPEAARLVTLEPARAVGLDRLGSLEEGKWGDAVVVNMRGDVPVVTRTVVGGVQVYGVNYRRSITEGLQSENCRFCHQC; encoded by the coding sequence ATGAAAAAAACAACTTTACTGATTACCAACGGCCGGGTGGTGCTGCCGGATCGCGTACTTGACGCGGCGGAAATTTACATGGAAGAAGGCATTATACAGCAGGTGGGGAAACGCACTAACATCAATGCCGCCCGGACGGCGGATACCGTGATTGACGCGGACGGGGGATATATTCTGCCGGGGCTGGTTGATCTGCACAGCGACGCCATCGAAAAGGAATTGGAACCCCGGCCGGGGACTTTTTTCGATATTGCTCCGGCATTCAGCGAGCTGGAAAAAAAACTGGCCGGACAGGGCATCACCACCATGTTTCATTCCTTTTCTTTTGCCGGGGCGGAGTACGGAGTGCGCAACGATGCCGAAGCGGCCGCTGCCATCCGCCAGATAGCGGCGATGGCCGGGTACCGTTCACTAATCCGCAATCGTATCCACCTCCGCTTTGAGATTACCAACTACCGGTGTCTGGATATCGTTATGTCCCTGCTGGCCGACAGGCTGGCTCATCTATTGTCGTTTATGGACCACACTCCGGGACAGGGGCAATATCCCACTCTGGAGGATTACCGCCGCTATATGGAAAAAACCTACCACCTGCCATACAGCGCCATAGAGGACAATATTGCCTTGAAGGAAAAAGGCCGGGCCATGGCTCACGGCTGTGTCGAAAAACTGGGGTCGGCTGCCGGAAAGGCGAGTATTCCCATTGCTTCCCATGACGATGACAGTCCCGGCCGGGTTGCATATTATCGCGGCCTGGGGGCTGCCATCAATGAATTCCCCATTAACCTGGAAACGGCCCGGGCGGCTCACCGCAGCGGCAATTACGTTTGCGTGGGCGCGCCCAATATAGTGCGGGGCGGTTCCACAGGTCGGGGGATGCGGGCTGCCGACGCCATTGAGGCCGGGCTGGCCGGAGTAATTTGTTCCGATTATTATCCTCCGGCCATGCTGCAGTCTGTCTTCATATTGGCCGACAGTATGCTGAGTTTGCCCGAGGCGGCGCGTTTGGTAACCCTGGAACCCGCCAGGGCGGTGGGACTGGACCGGCTGGGCAGCTTGGAGGAAGGCAAATGGGGAGACGCCGTGGTGGTCAACATGCGGGGCGACGTTCCCGTGGTCACCAGGACGGTAGTGGGCGGGGTTCAGGTTTACGGGGTTAATTACCGGAGATCAATAACGGAGGGATTGCAGAGTGAAAATTGCAGGTTTTGCCATCAATGCTGA
- the phnL gene encoding phosphonate C-P lyase system protein PhnL: MLNQNEILAVRELFKQFTLHVLGEKVITACENVSFVLRRGEFLGLTGPSGAGKSSVIKCIYRTYLATSGSIIYSHRDGRETDLACAPEREIIRLRRLDIGYASQFLKVMPRVPALDVLAGELRKKGWDMEQAGERAGEYLKMMNIDRTLWDAYPSTFSGGEQQRVNLARALITEPRLLLLDEPTASLDHETKQIVVRVLTEAKKEGTSIIGIFHDLDAMHRLVDRVFVMRAGRCDDAEVRREVI, encoded by the coding sequence ATGCTTAATCAAAATGAAATCCTGGCGGTCAGAGAACTATTCAAACAGTTTACCCTGCATGTTCTGGGGGAGAAGGTCATCACCGCCTGCGAGAACGTCAGCTTCGTGCTGCGGCGGGGGGAGTTTCTGGGTCTTACCGGACCCAGCGGCGCGGGCAAATCCTCGGTGATTAAATGCATCTACCGTACTTACCTGGCCACTTCGGGCAGTATTATTTATAGCCACCGGGACGGTCGGGAAACAGACCTGGCCTGTGCGCCGGAGCGGGAAATAATCCGGCTGCGCCGGTTGGACATCGGTTACGCCAGCCAGTTCCTGAAAGTGATGCCCCGGGTGCCGGCGCTGGACGTGCTGGCCGGAGAACTGAGGAAAAAAGGCTGGGATATGGAACAGGCCGGCGAAAGGGCCGGGGAGTACCTAAAAATGATGAACATTGACCGGACTTTGTGGGATGCCTACCCGTCGACCTTCAGCGGCGGAGAGCAGCAGCGGGTCAACCTGGCCCGGGCATTGATTACCGAACCGCGGCTGCTGCTGCTGGACGAACCCACTGCCTCCCTGGACCATGAAACAAAACAGATCGTGGTGCGGGTATTGACGGAAGCCAAAAAGGAGGGCACCAGCATTATCGGTATCTTTCACGACTTGGACGCTATGCACCGCCTGGTGGACAGGGTGTTCGTCATGCGGGCGGGCCGGTGCGATGATGCCGAAGTGAGGCGGGAGGTCATATGA
- a CDS encoding ATP-binding cassette domain-containing protein: MIAEDNTVLEVNNLIKLYGSGCPHCLTMTGPESGTSACPRCNTLVACGGVSLTLEQGEILGIVGESGSGKSTLARCLYFDEQVSGGECYFSAFDGGRTNIFTLSAQNKRTIRNHLMGMVYQNPLLGIKPHFTAGGNVAEKLLTADVYNVSSIRKRAAELLGRTEVPLSRMDDFPANFSGGMQQRVQIAKALANNPPVLFLDEVTTGLDVSVQARVLDLIKEIQRELSIAMLVVSHDLGVIRMLADRTAVMKNGRILETGLTDQILEDPQHDYTQLLVHSML; the protein is encoded by the coding sequence ATGATAGCGGAAGATAACACCGTGCTGGAGGTTAACAACCTGATCAAGCTGTACGGAAGCGGCTGTCCCCACTGCCTGACCATGACCGGCCCGGAATCCGGCACCAGCGCCTGCCCCCGCTGCAACACCCTGGTGGCCTGCGGCGGCGTCAGTTTAACGCTGGAGCAGGGTGAAATACTGGGCATCGTGGGGGAAAGCGGGTCCGGCAAGAGCACATTGGCGCGCTGCCTGTATTTTGACGAGCAAGTTTCGGGCGGTGAGTGTTATTTCAGCGCCTTTGACGGCGGAAGGACAAATATTTTCACCCTGTCCGCCCAAAACAAAAGGACCATCCGCAACCACCTGATGGGCATGGTGTACCAGAATCCGCTGCTGGGCATCAAACCCCATTTTACCGCCGGCGGCAACGTGGCGGAAAAATTATTAACCGCCGACGTATATAATGTGTCCTCAATCAGAAAACGGGCGGCGGAACTGCTGGGGCGCACCGAAGTGCCCCTCAGCCGGATGGACGATTTTCCGGCCAATTTCAGCGGCGGGATGCAGCAGCGGGTGCAGATTGCCAAGGCCCTGGCCAATAATCCCCCGGTGCTTTTCCTGGACGAGGTGACCACCGGACTGGACGTTTCGGTGCAGGCCCGGGTATTGGATTTAATCAAGGAAATTCAGCGGGAGCTGAGCATTGCCATGCTGGTGGTGTCTCACGATCTGGGCGTCATCAGAATGCTGGCGGACCGTACCGCCGTGATGAAAAACGGCCGCATCCTGGAAACGGGACTTACGGATCAGATACTGGAAGACCCTCAGCACGATTACACTCAGCTGCTGGTCCATTCCATGCTTTAG